In Desulfurobacterium atlanticum, a genomic segment contains:
- a CDS encoding C40 family peptidase: MKRWLIVFALMVVPATARADLYVVKKGDSLYKIAKKFHTTVKTIRRLNGLRGNILRPGQRLIVPGRSRFAKPKRSVATINLLEEKAQLIESDKNDALNTLQELSSKDVSILSSIVESESSFLSDAISTPLGVPYDNWSLSILNLPEYKSSLLKILANIFKEYKNTPYVFGYNAPGRGLDCSSFTMRVYRKLGIKLPRTARGQFNVGVPVSKEDLKVGDLVFFRTYARFPSHVGIYIGDGKFVHFSSMYHGLSISSLDSRYFRRRYIGAKRVLTEKKIREVVAKLQR; the protein is encoded by the coding sequence ATGAAAAGATGGTTAATTGTTTTTGCACTGATGGTTGTTCCCGCAACGGCAAGAGCGGATCTTTATGTTGTTAAAAAGGGAGATTCTCTATATAAAATTGCTAAAAAATTTCATACTACTGTAAAAACCATAAGAAGACTTAATGGATTAAGAGGGAATATATTAAGACCGGGACAGAGGCTTATAGTACCTGGAAGAAGCAGGTTTGCTAAACCAAAAAGAAGTGTTGCTACTATAAATTTGTTAGAAGAGAAAGCTCAGCTTATAGAAAGCGATAAAAATGATGCGCTTAATACACTTCAGGAACTTAGCTCAAAAGATGTTTCTATTCTTAGTAGCATCGTAGAATCGGAATCTTCTTTTTTATCTGATGCAATTTCCACTCCTTTAGGGGTCCCTTATGATAATTGGAGTCTTTCTATACTTAATCTCCCCGAATATAAGAGTTCTCTTTTGAAGATTTTAGCTAATATATTTAAAGAGTATAAAAATACGCCATATGTTTTTGGTTATAATGCTCCTGGGAGAGGTCTTGATTGTTCCTCATTTACAATGAGAGTTTACAGGAAGCTTGGTATAAAACTTCCCAGGACTGCCCGGGGGCAGTTTAATGTGGGAGTTCCTGTTTCTAAAGAAGATTTGAAGGTAGGAGACCTTGTGTTTTTTAGAACTTACGCCCGTTTTCCTTCTCATGTTGGCATTTATATAGGTGATGGTAAGTTTGTTCATTTTTCTTCCATGTACCATGGTCTTTCTATATCTTCGTTAGACAGTAGATATTTTAGACGAAGATATATAGGAGCTAAAAGAGTTTTAACAGAGAAAAAGATTAGAGAGGTTGTAGCGAAATTGCAACGATAA
- a CDS encoding DegQ family serine endoprotease codes for MNTRQLLKVSVLTVLASFSFAVSGNAKVNVSPDDYKVVLSLQKVIEAVAEEVRPAVVDITSVTTVKFQHPAIPPEFKDFFREFGFPMPQFPDVPQEFEKKSLGSGFIVKVKDGWAYILTNNHVVDKAKKIKVKLYNGDIYTAKVVGKDPKTDVALIKIKVGNKKVPVVRLGDSDKIKIGEFVIAIGNPYRLDGSVTHGIISAKGRHGLGLNPIENFIQTDAAINPGNSGGPLCDIYGRVIGINTAIVRNAQGLGFAVPINIAKKVMNDLLKYGKVIRGWLGVYIENVSPDVASKFGIKRGVMVTKVMKGSPADKGGLRSGDIIVSYNGKPVKGVSDLQLKVINTKPGEKVKIEIIRDGKRKVLTVKIGQMPQQEMVASALSTLGLSVQKLTPELKEKFGVPKGISGLVVTDVKPGTPADDAGLKVGDIIISAGTEPQNLKPVKDVDEFAKLVEKAKDKGVLLKVYRNGFSFFVVLKVEE; via the coding sequence ATGAACACAAGACAGCTCTTAAAAGTATCAGTTTTGACAGTATTAGCGTCATTTTCTTTCGCTGTAAGTGGAAATGCAAAAGTAAATGTTTCTCCTGATGATTATAAAGTAGTACTTTCTCTTCAAAAAGTAATAGAAGCTGTGGCTGAAGAGGTAAGACCTGCTGTTGTTGATATCACTTCTGTGACAACGGTGAAGTTTCAGCATCCTGCAATACCGCCTGAGTTTAAAGATTTCTTCAGGGAATTTGGATTTCCTATGCCACAGTTTCCTGATGTTCCTCAAGAGTTTGAGAAGAAGTCTCTTGGTTCAGGATTTATTGTAAAAGTTAAGGACGGATGGGCTTACATTTTGACAAACAATCACGTTGTAGATAAAGCTAAAAAAATAAAAGTGAAACTTTATAACGGTGATATTTATACTGCTAAAGTGGTTGGAAAGGACCCTAAAACAGATGTTGCACTTATAAAGATAAAGGTTGGAAATAAGAAAGTTCCAGTAGTAAGGCTTGGAGATTCTGATAAGATTAAGATAGGAGAATTTGTAATAGCTATAGGTAATCCTTACAGGCTTGACGGGTCTGTAACTCATGGAATAATCTCTGCCAAGGGAAGGCATGGTCTAGGGCTTAACCCTATTGAGAACTTTATTCAGACAGATGCAGCTATAAATCCAGGTAACAGTGGAGGACCGCTGTGTGATATTTACGGCAGGGTTATCGGCATAAACACTGCTATTGTCAGAAATGCCCAGGGTCTTGGTTTTGCTGTTCCCATAAATATTGCAAAGAAAGTCATGAACGACCTTTTGAAATATGGAAAGGTTATCAGAGGATGGCTTGGGGTTTACATTGAAAATGTTTCTCCTGATGTAGCTTCCAAATTTGGAATAAAGCGTGGAGTTATGGTTACAAAAGTGATGAAGGGAAGTCCTGCAGATAAAGGAGGATTGAGGAGTGGAGATATAATAGTTTCTTATAATGGTAAACCTGTTAAAGGGGTTTCTGATTTACAACTGAAGGTTATAAATACGAAACCTGGTGAAAAAGTAAAGATAGAGATTATAAGGGATGGTAAAAGAAAAGTGCTTACAGTTAAGATAGGACAGATGCCTCAGCAGGAAATGGTTGCAAGTGCTCTTTCAACTCTTGGACTTTCAGTTCAAAAGCTTACACCTGAATTGAAAGAAAAATTTGGAGTACCGAAAGGAATTTCAGGGCTTGTGGTAACTGATGTTAAGCCAGGAACACCTGCTGACGATGCAGGACTTAAAGTGGGGGATATTATAATAAGTGCTGGAACAGAGCCTCAAAATCTGAAACCTGTTAAAGATGTTGATGAATTTGCCAAGCTTGTAGAGAAAGCAAAAGATAAAGGGGTTCTTCTAAAAGTTTACAGGAACGGATTTTCATTCTTTGTTGTTTTAAAGGTTGAAGAGTAA